From the genome of Sphingobacterium kitahiroshimense, one region includes:
- a CDS encoding TetR/AcrR family transcriptional regulator — protein MANADLKRTRILEAATRRFAHFGMAKTTMSEIATDLNFSKALLYYYFPDKNSLYSAVFEYVIDKMVQDIREKINTCDDFEEIMIYTIDKRVELINQYYNLFEYTINMVKELPEELERVFKESYVREVDLFAEILEIGVETDKIEVEDVEETARILLYSLFGMRMGILKDMKNMLFPTKDEFDVILSLQKKMMQIFLRGLRK, from the coding sequence ATGGCAAATGCAGATTTAAAGAGGACAAGGATTTTAGAGGCAGCAACGCGTAGATTTGCTCATTTTGGTATGGCCAAAACAACCATGTCCGAAATTGCAACTGATCTGAACTTTTCAAAAGCACTTCTTTATTATTATTTTCCAGATAAGAATAGTCTTTATTCTGCTGTATTCGAGTATGTGATTGATAAGATGGTGCAGGATATTAGAGAGAAGATCAACACCTGTGATGATTTTGAAGAAATCATGATTTATACCATCGATAAAAGAGTTGAACTAATTAATCAATATTATAATCTTTTTGAATATACGATCAATATGGTCAAAGAACTTCCTGAAGAACTGGAACGCGTTTTCAAAGAATCTTATGTAAGGGAGGTTGATCTTTTTGCTGAAATATTAGAAATAGGTGTTGAAACTGATAAAATCGAGGTAGAGGATGTTGAAGAGACTGCCCGCATTTTATTATATTCTTTGTTTGGAATGAGAATGGGAATATTGAAAGATATGAAGAATATGCTGTTTCCGACCAAGGATGAATTTGATGTGATATTAAGTTTGCAGAAGAAGATGATGCAAATATTTTTGAGAGGTTTAAGAAAGTAA
- a CDS encoding YpdA family putative bacillithiol disulfide reductase produces MHDNYYDIIIVGGGPIGLACALEASLNDKTYLILEKGCLVNSLYNYPQNMTFFSSSDRLEIGDIPFVTTLPKPKRAEALEYYRRIQQKFKLNTRLFEEVTEITKDHHLFKINTIKNTYSSKNVIIATGFYDIPTLLNIPGEELEKVKHYYQDPHYYANQKVIVVGASNSSIDAALETYRKGADVTLVIRGKEISPRVKYWVKPDIENRIASGEIRVLYNSKLKEITDSHAHVHTPTGDIILENDFVLALTGYQPNFNFLKKIGIHIPSESPCLPEHDPDSMETNIDGLYLAGVVCGGLNTHLWFIENSRIHAKQILADIKKKEMRE; encoded by the coding sequence ATGCACGATAATTATTACGATATCATCATTGTAGGCGGAGGACCAATTGGACTGGCCTGTGCTTTAGAAGCATCTTTAAATGACAAGACATACCTGATCCTGGAGAAAGGATGTTTGGTGAACTCGTTATATAATTATCCGCAAAATATGACTTTCTTTTCCTCTTCCGACCGCTTAGAAATTGGCGACATCCCATTTGTAACCACATTACCTAAACCAAAAAGAGCAGAAGCATTAGAATATTATCGCCGCATCCAGCAGAAATTTAAGCTCAATACCCGACTATTCGAAGAAGTAACTGAAATAACAAAAGATCACCATCTTTTCAAAATCAATACGATAAAAAATACCTACAGTTCGAAAAATGTCATCATTGCTACAGGGTTTTACGACATCCCAACGCTACTTAATATTCCAGGTGAGGAATTAGAAAAAGTAAAACATTATTATCAGGATCCGCACTATTATGCCAATCAAAAAGTAATTGTAGTTGGAGCAAGCAATTCATCAATTGATGCCGCACTTGAGACTTATAGAAAAGGCGCAGACGTTACGCTCGTGATTCGCGGGAAAGAAATTAGTCCAAGAGTAAAATATTGGGTCAAACCAGATATTGAAAACAGAATCGCCTCCGGCGAAATACGTGTACTATATAATAGCAAATTAAAAGAGATCACAGATTCGCACGCGCACGTCCATACCCCAACAGGCGATATCATACTAGAAAATGATTTTGTTTTGGCCCTGACAGGATATCAGCCAAATTTCAACTTTCTTAAAAAAATCGGTATTCATATTCCCTCCGAATCACCCTGTCTTCCTGAACATGATCCTGATAGTATGGAAACAAATATTGATGGGTTGTATCTTGCAGGAGTGGTCTGCGGAGGTTTAAATACTCATTTATGGTTCATTGAAAATTCACGAATACACGCAAAACAAATTTTAGCAGATATCAAGAAGAAAGAAATGAGAGAATAA
- a CDS encoding FUSC family protein: MKQTQEIKSFFYSQYFADGIRITIGCIVPVIIFAAMGQFINGTYVSLGALLVGLSDTPGAPSHRRTGMYFAGILTIITFILTVSVNANIYLLTILIAALCFIFAMFAVFNARAANVGLMCMLMMLIHVDTPFTLFSALSYLFYYSIGCLWYIIISLSITQIRPYRLTQQELAESIRHVADYLRLKANFYDINVDNDKNYLKLIEKQVEVNDHQENVRNLLFQSKRSIKDTTKTGRYLTFVFNDIIDLFEQSMATHYDYNTVSEKFGHTGILNEFKHIILKLTNELDHIAYQLNANRMPKPMYNFDQEINLLHKKIDTVEKELQYSTIALRKILINVRDIIRHINDIYSYSHLKSTEVNKMEIDEAKKFIEPSIIDFKKIRENLTLESTYFRHALRMAIVMSVSYFVAKSFHITENIFWILLTIMVILKPGFGLTKSRNIQRLMGTVIGGLIGALILFVVHDETIRFVLLIFFFLSAYSLFRVNYIVAVIFMTPYVLIMLSFVSTNTMEVTKERILDTFIGGMIAFLSSYVIFPNWEATQVKFSMQKLLIASYHYIALTLKEIAGNEPTITEYKLVRKKLYVETANMGSTFQRMLTEPKNKQKYTKDVNKFVIFNHVLASFAVTLHNQVTSSRVNHTITKEHIKLIRKILSSLETAIKALANPNEENQFIPVDFQIPENQISVDETADENSTLMTEQLQFITKIVADIAKLVQQLKEKTSAEIDPMLNNKMH; this comes from the coding sequence ATGAAGCAGACACAAGAGATAAAGAGTTTTTTTTATAGCCAATATTTCGCAGATGGTATTAGGATAACCATTGGATGCATAGTTCCTGTCATTATTTTTGCCGCCATGGGTCAATTCATAAATGGTACATATGTGTCATTAGGAGCCTTATTGGTCGGATTATCAGACACGCCCGGTGCCCCTTCCCATCGCCGTACCGGAATGTATTTTGCAGGTATATTAACCATCATTACCTTTATACTTACTGTTTCCGTAAACGCTAATATCTATTTATTGACCATACTCATTGCGGCATTATGTTTTATCTTCGCAATGTTTGCAGTTTTCAATGCCCGAGCTGCGAATGTAGGATTAATGTGTATGCTAATGATGTTGATACATGTCGATACGCCATTTACCCTATTTAGTGCCCTATCATATCTATTTTACTATAGTATCGGATGCCTCTGGTATATCATCATCAGCCTATCCATCACGCAGATTCGTCCATACAGATTAACACAGCAGGAACTCGCAGAATCCATTCGTCATGTTGCCGATTACCTCAGATTAAAGGCTAATTTTTATGATATCAATGTAGATAATGATAAGAATTACCTTAAACTTATCGAAAAACAAGTAGAAGTAAATGATCATCAAGAAAATGTAAGAAACTTACTTTTTCAAAGTAAGCGATCCATAAAAGATACCACGAAAACGGGCCGCTATCTAACCTTTGTCTTCAATGATATCATTGACCTTTTTGAACAAAGTATGGCAACACATTATGACTATAACACCGTCAGTGAAAAATTTGGTCATACCGGTATTTTGAACGAATTCAAACATATCATTTTAAAACTGACGAATGAGCTCGATCACATTGCATATCAACTCAATGCCAACAGAATGCCGAAACCTATGTATAACTTTGATCAAGAGATCAATTTATTACATAAAAAAATTGATACTGTTGAAAAAGAGCTTCAATACAGTACGATTGCCTTAAGGAAGATTTTAATCAATGTCCGAGATATCATCAGACATATCAATGATATCTACAGCTATTCCCATTTAAAATCTACAGAAGTTAATAAAATGGAAATTGACGAAGCAAAAAAATTTATAGAACCTTCGATCATTGATTTTAAAAAAATAAGAGAAAATTTAACCCTAGAATCCACTTATTTTAGACACGCATTACGCATGGCTATTGTCATGTCTGTTTCTTATTTTGTAGCCAAATCATTTCATATAACTGAAAATATCTTTTGGATACTGTTGACAATTATGGTGATTTTAAAACCTGGTTTTGGCTTAACAAAATCAAGAAATATACAGCGTCTCATGGGAACCGTAATCGGCGGTCTTATTGGCGCTCTTATTTTATTCGTAGTTCACGATGAAACGATTCGCTTTGTTTTGCTTATTTTTTTCTTCCTAAGTGCATACAGTCTTTTTCGGGTCAATTATATCGTTGCTGTTATTTTTATGACGCCCTATGTACTCATTATGCTAAGTTTTGTAAGTACAAATACCATGGAGGTAACAAAAGAGCGTATTTTAGATACTTTCATAGGTGGCATGATAGCATTTTTGTCCAGTTATGTCATTTTCCCAAATTGGGAAGCGACGCAGGTCAAATTCTCCATGCAAAAACTACTTATCGCAAGCTATCACTATATAGCACTAACTTTAAAAGAAATCGCAGGAAATGAGCCCACTATTACAGAATACAAACTGGTAAGGAAAAAACTTTACGTTGAAACAGCCAATATGGGATCAACCTTTCAACGCATGTTGACGGAACCAAAAAATAAACAGAAATACACAAAAGATGTAAACAAGTTTGTTATTTTTAACCATGTTTTAGCCTCATTTGCAGTAACCCTACATAATCAGGTTACATCCTCAAGAGTCAACCACACAATAACAAAAGAACATATTAAATTGATCCGTAAAATATTAAGTTCCTTAGAAACGGCTATCAAAGCATTGGCCAACCCCAATGAAGAAAATCAATTTATACCTGTAGATTTTCAAATACCAGAAAATCAAATATCAGTTGATGAAACGGCCGATGAAAACAGTACTTTAATGACCGAACAACTTCAATTTATTACTAAAATTGTTGCAGACATAGCTAAATTGGTACAGCAATTAAAAGAAAAAACAAGCGCTGAGATCGACCCCATGTTAAACAATAAAATGCATTAA